The following proteins are co-located in the Haloarcula marismortui ATCC 43049 genome:
- a CDS encoding DUF255 domain-containing protein, whose product MDEYARDTKVEWREWGTAPFEDAAESGKPVLLALTVPWSAECRAMDRGTYGEPRIAANINDGFVPVRVDADRNPRVRERYTMGGFPSTVFLTPEGEVITGATFLGPDGFRGILDSVRESWDAQGAAAGSIPRQLQDESPPAGELRPRIEEHMVEQLLGAFDDEFGGWGTDVKFPLPRTVEFALVRARDQATRTLEAIRTHLLDTYDGGFFRYSTERSWGNPRREKLLDENAALVRAFAHGYRYTGTEAYRDAAQRTVDYLTTTLWAGDAFAASQAGSDEYYRLEPTEREGTVSPNVDETVFADRNGLAIDALLWVAAYTDDERAQQYASRARDAVCESLVDGGEVAHYDGADSDTGLLLDQAQLLQGLTTSWQVLGEPGPAKAIADWTIENRQQDDGAFRDGPDSGAGLCTRSLHPLDATVELADALVDLAALTGEDRYRNAALSAVESFAGAAERMGVEVAGYAGVAARLQQPQTLTVGAEAGTDLHRAALRLADHETTVVPEPDGDGTARLLDGDAIVAEGTTPAELEAALTGDR is encoded by the coding sequence ATGGACGAATACGCACGCGACACGAAGGTCGAGTGGCGCGAGTGGGGCACAGCCCCGTTCGAGGACGCCGCCGAGTCGGGGAAGCCGGTACTGCTGGCGCTGACGGTTCCGTGGAGCGCCGAGTGCCGGGCGATGGACCGAGGCACGTATGGCGAGCCCCGCATCGCGGCCAACATCAACGACGGGTTCGTCCCGGTCCGCGTTGACGCCGACCGGAACCCACGCGTCCGGGAGCGGTACACGATGGGTGGATTCCCGTCGACGGTGTTCCTGACTCCTGAGGGCGAGGTCATCACCGGCGCGACGTTCCTCGGGCCGGACGGGTTCCGCGGTATTCTGGACTCCGTCCGGGAGTCGTGGGACGCCCAGGGCGCGGCGGCGGGCTCGATTCCCCGGCAGCTACAGGACGAATCGCCGCCGGCTGGCGAACTCCGGCCGCGCATCGAGGAACACATGGTCGAACAGTTGCTTGGCGCGTTCGACGACGAGTTCGGCGGCTGGGGAACCGACGTGAAGTTCCCGCTGCCGCGGACCGTAGAGTTCGCCCTTGTCCGAGCGCGGGACCAGGCCACCCGGACACTCGAAGCGATTCGGACACACCTGCTCGACACCTACGACGGTGGCTTCTTCCGGTACTCGACAGAGCGCAGCTGGGGGAACCCCCGGCGTGAGAAGCTACTGGACGAGAACGCTGCCCTAGTCCGGGCCTTCGCTCACGGCTACCGGTACACTGGGACTGAGGCGTACCGGGACGCCGCCCAGCGGACCGTCGACTACCTCACGACGACGCTGTGGGCCGGCGACGCGTTCGCCGCGAGCCAAGCCGGCTCGGACGAGTACTACCGGCTGGAGCCGACAGAGCGCGAAGGGACCGTGTCGCCGAACGTCGACGAGACAGTGTTCGCAGACCGCAACGGCCTCGCTATCGATGCCCTGCTGTGGGTCGCAGCTTACACCGACGACGAGCGCGCACAGCAGTACGCCAGTCGCGCGCGAGACGCCGTCTGTGAATCGCTTGTCGACGGCGGCGAGGTCGCCCACTACGACGGCGCGGACAGCGATACCGGTCTGCTGCTTGACCAGGCCCAGCTCCTCCAGGGCCTGACGACGAGCTGGCAGGTCCTCGGTGAACCGGGGCCGGCCAAGGCTATCGCCGACTGGACCATCGAAAACCGCCAGCAAGATGACGGCGCGTTCCGGGACGGTCCCGACAGCGGCGCAGGGCTGTGTACCCGCTCGCTCCATCCGCTCGACGCGACAGTGGAACTGGCTGACGCCCTTGTCGACCTCGCGGCACTCACCGGCGAGGACCGATACCGCAACGCGGCGCTTTCAGCCGTCGAGTCCTTCGCCGGCGCAGCAGAACGGATGGGCGTCGAGGTGGCCGGCTACGCCGGCGTCGCGGCCCGCCTTCAGCAACCCCAGACGCTCACCGTCGGGGCCGAAGCGGGAACGGACCTCCACCGCGCGGCACTTCGGCTGGCCGACCACGAGACCACCGTCGTCCCGGAGCCGGACGGCGACGGCACGGCGCGACTCCTCGACGGGGACGCAATTGTCGCCGAGGGGACGACGCCGGCCGAACTCGAAGCCGCACTAACTGGCGACCGCTGA
- a CDS encoding cytochrome P450 produces the protein MDTQQAIRETPEPVTPGDRPPRLGRVPFVDNTAAMLRDPLGFYDRAGAHEADMVGYSVAGTTGCFVCHPDLVEQVLVTDADVYEKGQLLQDTLGQFIGEGLFLLEGEEWQQQRTALQPAFYRERIAAYGDTMTEFADRAAAGWSDGQRIDVLPHMQSLTLNILGKTLLDVDIETTADALEPLLDALRTRLDPRSLSAYLPLWVPTATNRAVTNSLAEFQSTLDDVIAARQREDEHAREARDDVLSLLLSLDDETMDRERLGHQLLTFLVAGHDTTALTLTYAWFLLANNPKRQQRLHDELDATLGERQPTPEDLFELPYLDAVLNEVLRLYPPAFTVFRQPTEPVTLGGYELSTDAQLTLPQWLVHRDDRWYDAPDAFRPERWDDDLEASLPDYAYYPFGGGPRHCIGMRFARMEAKLALATIAQQYAVEAVTEPPLSLAMQITLSPTAPVEVRLRER, from the coding sequence ATGGATACCCAGCAGGCGATTCGCGAAACGCCGGAACCGGTCACACCGGGCGACCGGCCACCCCGTCTCGGTCGCGTCCCGTTCGTCGACAACACCGCCGCGATGTTGCGTGACCCGCTGGGGTTCTATGACCGCGCCGGGGCCCACGAGGCCGACATGGTGGGGTACAGCGTTGCCGGGACGACGGGCTGTTTCGTCTGCCATCCCGACCTCGTCGAGCAGGTGCTTGTGACCGACGCCGATGTATACGAGAAGGGACAACTGCTTCAGGATACCCTCGGCCAGTTTATCGGCGAGGGGCTGTTCCTGCTGGAAGGCGAGGAGTGGCAACAACAGCGGACGGCGCTCCAGCCGGCGTTCTACCGGGAACGCATCGCCGCCTACGGCGACACGATGACAGAGTTTGCCGACCGAGCAGCAGCGGGCTGGAGCGACGGCCAGCGCATCGATGTCCTCCCACACATGCAGTCGCTGACGCTGAACATTCTCGGCAAGACGCTGCTAGACGTGGATATCGAGACGACTGCTGACGCGCTGGAACCGCTACTCGACGCGCTACGTACGCGACTGGACCCGCGGTCGCTGTCGGCGTACCTCCCGCTGTGGGTCCCGACGGCGACGAACCGCGCCGTCACTAATTCGCTGGCCGAGTTCCAGTCCACGCTCGACGACGTTATCGCCGCCCGTCAGCGTGAAGACGAGCACGCCCGCGAGGCACGCGACGACGTACTCTCCCTGCTGCTTTCGCTCGACGACGAGACGATGGACCGCGAGCGACTGGGTCACCAGCTCCTGACGTTTCTGGTCGCCGGTCACGACACGACGGCGCTGACGCTCACCTACGCCTGGTTCTTGCTGGCAAATAATCCGAAGCGCCAGCAGCGCCTGCACGACGAACTCGACGCGACGCTGGGGGAGCGCCAGCCGACGCCCGAGGACCTGTTCGAACTGCCGTATCTCGATGCCGTGCTGAATGAAGTCCTGCGGCTGTACCCGCCCGCGTTCACGGTGTTTCGCCAGCCGACGGAGCCGGTGACCCTCGGCGGCTACGAGCTCTCGACGGACGCCCAGCTCACTCTCCCGCAGTGGCTCGTCCACCGGGACGACCGGTGGTACGACGCACCCGACGCCTTCCGCCCCGAACGGTGGGACGACGACCTCGAAGCGTCGCTCCCGGACTACGCCTACTATCCCTTCGGCGGCGGTCCGCGCCACTGTATCGGGATGCGCTTTGCCCGGATGGAGGCCAAACTCGCCTTGGCAACCATCGCCCAACAGTACGCCGTCGAAGCAGTCACCGAACCGCCGCTGTCGCTGGCGATGCAGATTACACTGAGTCCCACAGCACCGGTCGAAGTCCGACTGCGGGAACGCTGA
- a CDS encoding FxsA family protein: MLRVIGLLLLIPLFDIVLLVTVAIPFLGSLVTVALVVLTALVGMLLVRAEGRATLRKIQQRLAVGELPTDELIDGGLLIAAGAFFLTPGLVTDFVGLLLAVPFTRYPVRAATRRWVVRPYIDAKTSGFASGQVYVGGFPNDENGPAGPGATGPDGGPSSGSGSGSGTSFDPTEATDVDFDDSDEN; the protein is encoded by the coding sequence ATGCTCCGGGTCATCGGGCTATTGCTGCTCATCCCGCTGTTCGACATCGTGTTACTGGTGACGGTCGCGATACCGTTCCTCGGCTCGCTCGTGACGGTCGCCCTCGTCGTTCTGACGGCGCTGGTTGGCATGCTGCTGGTCCGCGCCGAAGGCCGTGCGACGCTTCGGAAGATACAACAGCGGCTCGCCGTCGGCGAACTCCCGACCGACGAACTCATCGACGGCGGCCTCCTTATCGCCGCTGGCGCGTTCTTCCTCACCCCCGGCCTAGTGACGGACTTCGTTGGCCTCCTGCTCGCGGTGCCGTTCACCCGGTACCCCGTCCGCGCTGCCACGCGCCGCTGGGTCGTCCGGCCCTACATCGATGCCAAGACCAGCGGTTTCGCCAGCGGCCAGGTGTACGTCGGCGGGTTCCCTAACGACGAGAACGGCCCGGCCGGCCCCGGTGCGACCGGTCCAGATGGCGGCCCCAGTTCGGGGTCCGGTTCCGGCTCCGGCACCTCCTTCGACCCCACCGAAGCCACTGACGTCGACTTCGACGATAGCGACGAAAACTGA
- a CDS encoding low molecular weight phosphatase family protein, whose translation MTDTPLKFGFVCVQNAGRSQMSAAFAERERTRRGLEDAVEILTGGTDPADEVHPEVVEAMGELDMDLSDRVPQAVSNDELNGCTVVATMGCSTLELDADVAVRDWALEDPHGQPIEQVREIRDAIEKRVADLFDEFTDSSIS comes from the coding sequence ATGACCGATACGCCACTGAAGTTCGGATTCGTCTGCGTCCAGAACGCGGGCCGAAGCCAGATGTCCGCAGCGTTTGCCGAGCGGGAGCGCACCCGTCGCGGACTCGAAGATGCGGTCGAAATCCTGACCGGAGGCACAGACCCCGCGGACGAAGTGCACCCGGAGGTCGTCGAAGCGATGGGTGAACTCGATATGGACCTCTCTGACCGGGTTCCGCAGGCAGTTTCGAACGACGAACTCAACGGGTGTACCGTCGTTGCGACAATGGGATGTTCGACGCTTGAACTCGACGCCGATGTCGCAGTGCGCGACTGGGCGCTAGAGGACCCGCACGGGCAGCCAATCGAACAGGTCCGGGAAATCCGAGATGCGATCGAGAAGCGTGTCGCCGACCTGTTCGACGAATTCACCGACAGCAGTATCAGTTGA
- a CDS encoding DUF4013 domain-containing protein, which produces MIEDALRYQTQGDDWVKRVALGGVVLFFGFLIVPLFTFQGYMLEVMRRVLRGETDTPPAWDELDLTDITVDGIRHTVVVMGYGLLLMLALAVPGLLVIGGGLGGSEGLLLVGFLVAALLYLIGVLAMAVILPVATGNFVRADSIAAGFDRDVLWSVGTSRTMLMAVVMAFGVNILISVGATVLGFTIIGYLAVPFLAFVGQSAIMYVWGRGFADAYDEEYGEPPLAPTTGTGGTHRSGPATTGVDEPTGDSYADDSSWSNDTDDDGFGTSAWDDVGDSDSGQR; this is translated from the coding sequence ATGATAGAGGACGCACTTCGCTACCAGACACAGGGCGACGACTGGGTCAAACGCGTTGCCCTCGGTGGGGTTGTACTGTTTTTCGGCTTTTTGATCGTTCCGCTGTTCACGTTTCAGGGATACATGCTTGAAGTGATGCGCCGGGTCCTCAGGGGCGAGACTGACACGCCGCCGGCTTGGGACGAACTGGATCTGACCGACATAACCGTTGACGGAATTCGACATACCGTTGTCGTTATGGGGTACGGTTTGTTGCTCATGCTCGCGCTTGCTGTCCCGGGCCTGCTGGTAATCGGCGGTGGACTCGGCGGCTCTGAAGGATTGCTGCTCGTGGGCTTTCTCGTCGCCGCCTTGCTCTACCTTATCGGCGTTCTCGCAATGGCAGTGATACTGCCCGTTGCGACGGGGAACTTCGTCCGGGCGGACAGTATCGCTGCGGGCTTTGACCGTGATGTTCTCTGGTCTGTCGGCACGAGCCGAACGATGCTGATGGCTGTGGTGATGGCGTTTGGGGTCAACATCCTCATCTCCGTTGGAGCGACCGTTCTGGGATTCACCATTATTGGCTACCTTGCAGTTCCGTTCCTCGCGTTCGTCGGCCAGTCCGCGATCATGTACGTCTGGGGACGTGGCTTCGCGGACGCATACGATGAGGAGTACGGTGAACCGCCGCTTGCACCCACGACTGGGACTGGCGGGACACACAGGTCCGGACCAGCCACGACAGGCGTGGATGAGCCGACGGGAGACAGCTACGCCGATGACTCGAGCTGGAGTAACGATACCGACGATGACGGATTCGGCACTTCGGCCTGGGACGATGTCGGTGACAGTGACAGCGGGCAACGCTGA
- the nreA gene encoding DNA repair protein NreA, which translates to MQLDEFIEGFEEDEAAQRRRLAAEKSYAITDHLEDLEQQFEAAVQGDSLFGSTAPEIFVGRSGYPNVSTGLLSPVDTDAAAAGFATSGDWYQEGLGIEDVLQRRTGMVNSTQTTSVDSVSAGGGRGTSGVHDVWNGFVGVQREVAIADHPVDVEVGLDGTPEMDVNFDDVGTPTGPRAHATGADLAENPHVPRPVEKTLSDDDWRAEGAMAYLYRRGFDVYDINTILSAGALGQASERSLVPTRWSITAVDDTVGQYVRGTLRNADTIDKPELWYNEYMGNRYWVVLAPGRWEFELVEMKAPQSVWNPRPETGYYMSSAHEGYEGRTAYVEETAGAYYAARLGVLEHLQERDKQAKCLVLREITDDYWAPVGVWQVREGVRNAFDGEPGTAQSFRETLTAIADQLPVSLGQLRRKSELVAGLQSQLSDF; encoded by the coding sequence ATGCAACTCGACGAGTTCATCGAGGGGTTCGAGGAGGACGAAGCCGCACAGCGGCGCCGCCTTGCGGCGGAGAAATCCTACGCCATCACGGACCACCTCGAAGACCTCGAGCAGCAGTTCGAGGCAGCAGTGCAGGGCGATTCGCTGTTCGGATCGACGGCCCCCGAGATATTTGTCGGTCGGTCAGGATACCCCAACGTCTCAACGGGCCTGCTCTCTCCAGTCGATACCGACGCCGCCGCTGCCGGGTTCGCAACCAGCGGCGACTGGTATCAGGAGGGGCTTGGCATCGAGGACGTACTCCAGCGCCGGACCGGCATGGTGAACTCCACCCAGACCACGTCAGTCGATTCGGTCAGCGCCGGTGGTGGGCGCGGTACCAGCGGGGTCCACGACGTCTGGAACGGTTTCGTCGGCGTCCAGCGGGAAGTCGCCATCGCGGATCATCCCGTCGACGTGGAGGTCGGTCTCGACGGCACTCCCGAGATGGATGTGAACTTCGACGATGTTGGGACGCCAACGGGGCCACGGGCACACGCGACGGGTGCGGACCTGGCGGAGAACCCCCACGTCCCCCGGCCCGTCGAAAAGACGCTGTCGGACGACGACTGGCGCGCGGAGGGTGCGATGGCGTACCTGTACCGCCGCGGGTTCGACGTGTACGATATCAACACCATCCTCTCGGCAGGCGCGCTCGGGCAGGCCAGCGAGCGGTCGCTGGTGCCGACACGGTGGTCGATCACCGCCGTCGACGACACGGTCGGGCAGTACGTCCGCGGCACGCTACGCAACGCTGACACCATCGACAAGCCGGAGTTGTGGTACAACGAGTACATGGGAAACCGCTACTGGGTGGTGCTTGCGCCCGGCCGCTGGGAGTTCGAACTCGTCGAGATGAAAGCCCCCCAGAGCGTCTGGAACCCCCGTCCCGAGACAGGCTACTACATGTCTAGCGCTCACGAGGGCTACGAGGGACGGACCGCCTATGTCGAGGAGACTGCGGGAGCGTACTACGCGGCACGCCTCGGTGTCCTCGAACACCTGCAGGAGCGCGACAAACAGGCGAAGTGTCTGGTGCTGCGGGAAATCACCGACGACTACTGGGCACCAGTCGGCGTCTGGCAGGTGCGTGAGGGCGTCCGGAATGCGTTTGACGGCGAACCCGGGACCGCACAGTCCTTCCGGGAGACACTGACAGCTATTGCCGACCAACTCCCCGTCAGTCTCGGACAGTTACGGCGCAAGTCCGAACTCGTCGCCGGGTTGCAGTCGCAGTTGAGCGACTTCTGA
- the rnhA gene encoding ribonuclease HI, with amino-acid sequence MPVIECDETTARERLADAGLDIQQGNTDHERWRVEYGGATAVAYDGKVVVQGEGTARLEALLRGTDGGRVHAYFDGASRGNPGPASVGYVLVNDSGIVTEGGETIGTATNNQAEYKALIRAVEVARDYGFDDVHIRGDSELIVKQVRGEWDTNDPELREHRVRVRELLTDFDDWQIEHVPREINDRADELANDALDDD; translated from the coding sequence ATGCCGGTTATCGAATGCGACGAGACGACGGCCCGCGAGCGACTGGCGGACGCGGGACTCGACATCCAACAGGGGAACACTGACCACGAGCGCTGGCGCGTCGAATACGGCGGCGCGACAGCGGTCGCCTACGACGGGAAAGTCGTCGTGCAGGGTGAGGGGACCGCACGACTTGAGGCCCTGCTGCGCGGCACTGACGGCGGGCGCGTCCATGCATATTTTGATGGTGCATCGCGGGGTAACCCGGGACCAGCCTCGGTCGGCTACGTGCTGGTCAACGACAGCGGGATTGTCACGGAGGGTGGAGAAACGATAGGAACGGCGACAAACAACCAGGCGGAGTACAAGGCGCTCATCCGCGCGGTTGAAGTCGCACGCGATTACGGATTCGACGATGTCCATATCCGGGGTGACTCAGAGCTTATCGTCAAACAGGTCCGTGGCGAGTGGGATACGAATGACCCCGAACTGCGCGAGCACCGTGTCCGTGTCCGCGAGCTACTGACAGACTTTGACGACTGGCAGATCGAGCACGTTCCGCGGGAAATAAACGACCGTGCAGACGAACTAGCTAACGACGCACTCGACGATGACTGA
- a CDS encoding DUF7108 family protein yields MTDLPTDVTEQAERLTRLAREVVDDAEADAYRTERDEILAEYDYTARIRNDETGDVLVCHPVEWVDDGVIRPERVDDIDRGVEIRLSGPGDPDEWAEIDAANRAVVEAVTEAHGETHGANAELLADFMGNHYAKPISEATPDEIQEFRDDYVRRNAWPTAEQRSVLDQSIRLTVEEAGGRAPDA; encoded by the coding sequence ATGACTGACCTGCCGACAGATGTGACCGAACAGGCCGAACGGCTGACCAGGCTCGCTCGCGAAGTAGTTGATGATGCCGAGGCCGACGCCTACAGGACTGAACGCGACGAAATCCTCGCGGAGTACGACTACACTGCCCGTATCAGAAACGACGAGACGGGTGACGTACTCGTCTGCCATCCCGTCGAATGGGTCGATGATGGCGTCATCCGTCCGGAGCGGGTCGACGACATCGACCGAGGCGTCGAGATACGGCTTTCAGGCCCCGGCGACCCGGACGAGTGGGCAGAGATCGACGCTGCAAACCGCGCTGTCGTTGAAGCCGTTACCGAAGCACACGGTGAGACACACGGCGCCAACGCGGAGTTGCTCGCTGATTTCATGGGTAATCACTACGCGAAACCGATCTCGGAGGCGACGCCGGACGAAATTCAGGAGTTTCGAGACGACTATGTCCGACGAAATGCGTGGCCAACTGCGGAACAGCGGTCGGTTCTCGACCAGTCGATCCGTCTCACTGTCGAAGAAGCCGGTGGTCGCGCTCCTGACGCATAA
- a CDS encoding PadR family transcriptional regulator: protein MSEAQTVTDSPGIAKELTAFQQNILVILAEEPRYGLAIKRELEEYYNDEVNHGRLYPNLDDLVEMGLVEKSELDKRTNQYSLTESGKDAVLDQLGWVFGKFISDDGRADELRDLIAAQQ, encoded by the coding sequence ATGTCAGAGGCACAAACAGTTACTGACAGTCCGGGCATCGCAAAAGAGCTTACCGCTTTTCAGCAGAATATCCTAGTAATACTCGCTGAAGAGCCGCGGTATGGTCTCGCTATCAAGCGCGAACTAGAAGAATACTACAACGACGAAGTCAACCACGGTCGCCTGTACCCGAACCTCGACGACCTCGTCGAAATGGGTCTCGTCGAGAAGAGCGAACTCGACAAGCGAACGAACCAGTACTCCCTGACAGAGTCGGGCAAGGATGCAGTCCTTGACCAGCTCGGATGGGTGTTCGGAAAGTTCATCTCCGATGACGGCCGAGCCGACGAACTCCGTGATCTGATCGCGGCGCAGCAGTAG
- a CDS encoding inorganic diphosphatase, with product MTNLWEDLETGPNPPEEIYAVVECLKGERNKYEYEKDIPGVVLDRVLHSNVHYPSDYGFIPQSYYDDEDPFDVLVLVEDQTFPGCVIEARPVALMKMDDDGEQDDKVIAVPTEDPRYDHIEDLDDMPQQTLDEIDEFFSTYKNLEEGKEVETLGWEDKEAAKDAIVHAQELYDEEFN from the coding sequence ATGACGAACCTCTGGGAAGACCTCGAAACCGGACCGAACCCCCCCGAAGAAATCTACGCCGTTGTTGAGTGCCTGAAAGGCGAGCGTAACAAGTACGAGTACGAGAAGGACATTCCCGGTGTCGTCCTCGACCGTGTCCTTCACTCGAACGTTCACTACCCGTCCGACTATGGTTTCATCCCGCAGTCGTACTACGACGACGAGGACCCGTTCGACGTGCTCGTCCTCGTCGAAGACCAGACGTTCCCCGGCTGTGTCATTGAGGCCCGCCCCGTCGCCCTGATGAAGATGGACGACGATGGCGAGCAGGACGACAAGGTCATCGCAGTCCCGACTGAGGACCCGCGCTATGACCACATCGAGGACCTCGACGACATGCCACAGCAGACCCTCGACGAGATTGACGAGTTCTTCTCCACGTACAAGAACCTCGAAGAGGGGAAAGAAGTCGAGACGCTAGGCTGGGAAGACAAAGAAGCCGCAAAGGACGCTATCGTCCACGCGCAGGAACTCTACGACGAAGAGTTCAACTGA
- a CDS encoding alkaline phosphatase family protein, translating to MGLFDRLKGDDAPRVAFFGIDGVPFSLIDEHPDVFPNLTEMASDGSAGPIDSIVPPESSACWPALTTGVNPGQTGVYGFQDREVGSYDTYVPMGRDVQATRLWDRVTDDGRNATVLNVPVTFPPQRNVQRMVSGFLSPGVDKAAYPDELRDNLQDSDYRIDVNAKLGHDDDKSDFVEDAHKTLEKRYETFKHYVEQDDWDLFFGVFMTTDRVNHFLFKDYERDGENQDAFFEFYKQVDAYLGDLRDRLPDDVTMVVASDHGFTSLDYEVHFNEWLQEEGWLDYATDDHSELGDISEDTKAYSLIPGRFYINLEGREPNGGVPEDEYESVRANLKEKLEALEGPDGKPVADRVVTKEDAYRGDHDDIAPDLTVVPNHGFDLKAGFKGSEDVFGVGPRNGMHSFDNATLMVDDPDVRIDDADLYDIAPTILDLLDHDFDRAKFDGSSLA from the coding sequence ATGGGATTATTCGACCGATTGAAGGGCGACGACGCACCGCGTGTTGCCTTCTTCGGCATTGACGGCGTACCGTTCAGTCTTATCGACGAACACCCCGACGTGTTCCCGAACCTCACCGAGATGGCGTCGGACGGAAGCGCCGGCCCCATTGACAGCATCGTCCCTCCCGAGTCTAGCGCCTGCTGGCCAGCGCTGACGACCGGTGTTAACCCCGGCCAAACGGGTGTCTACGGGTTCCAGGACCGCGAAGTCGGTTCGTACGACACCTACGTCCCAATGGGACGCGACGTGCAGGCGACGCGTCTCTGGGACCGCGTCACCGATGATGGCCGCAACGCGACGGTTCTGAACGTCCCGGTCACGTTCCCACCCCAGCGGAACGTCCAGCGGATGGTATCGGGCTTTCTCTCGCCGGGCGTGGACAAGGCCGCTTACCCGGACGAACTCCGCGACAACCTTCAGGACAGCGACTACCGTATCGATGTCAACGCCAAACTCGGCCACGACGACGACAAAAGCGACTTCGTCGAAGACGCTCACAAGACGCTCGAAAAGCGCTACGAGACGTTCAAACACTACGTCGAACAGGACGACTGGGACCTGTTTTTCGGCGTGTTCATGACCACGGACCGGGTCAACCACTTCCTCTTCAAGGACTATGAGCGCGACGGCGAGAACCAGGACGCCTTCTTTGAGTTCTACAAGCAAGTCGACGCGTATCTCGGCGACCTGCGCGACCGGCTCCCCGACGACGTGACGATGGTTGTCGCCTCGGACCACGGCTTCACCTCGCTCGACTACGAGGTCCACTTCAACGAGTGGCTTCAGGAGGAAGGGTGGCTCGACTACGCGACTGATGACCACTCCGAACTCGGCGATATCAGCGAGGACACCAAGGCCTACTCGCTCATCCCCGGCCGCTTCTACATCAATCTTGAGGGCCGCGAACCGAACGGCGGCGTCCCCGAAGACGAGTACGAGTCTGTCCGCGCGAACCTCAAAGAAAAACTCGAAGCGCTCGAGGGCCCGGACGGCAAGCCCGTCGCAGACCGTGTCGTCACCAAAGAAGACGCCTACCGCGGCGACCACGACGACATCGCACCGGACCTCACTGTCGTCCCGAACCACGGCTTCGACCTGAAGGCCGGATTCAAGGGCTCCGAGGACGTGTTCGGCGTCGGGCCGCGAAACGGTATGCACAGCTTCGACAACGCGACGCTCATGGTCGACGACCCGGATGTTCGCATCGACGACGCCGACCTCTACGACATCGCGCCGACCATTCTCGACCTGCTCGACCACGACTTCGACCGCGCAAAGTTCGACGGCAGTAGCCTCGCCTGA
- a CDS encoding tubulin/FtsZ family protein → MKVVLIGVGQAGGKVTQSLAQFDYDMGFDAVRGALAVNTARADLQNLDIDTALIGQDRVKGHGVGGDNELGAQVMQENATEVLDELDGRITTEAEAIVVVAGLGGGTGSGGAPMLARELKRIYEKPVYVLGILPGRDEGGLYQANAGRSLKTAAREADSLLLVDNDAWRGSGDSVAAGFERVNDAISQRVGLLFASGEAVEGVGESVVDSSEIINTLRGGGIASIGYASAEASEDAGENVNTITSVTRKALLTSMSLPNAVKADSALLVVAGDPERLSRKGVERARRWVEDQTGSMEVRGGDFPLGSDKIASLIVLSGVERSERVNEFMERATEAANSQGGTTDPDEFTNDQLDGLF, encoded by the coding sequence ATGAAAGTCGTCCTGATTGGTGTCGGGCAGGCTGGCGGGAAAGTAACCCAGTCGCTTGCCCAGTTCGATTACGACATGGGGTTCGACGCTGTCCGGGGGGCCCTCGCCGTTAATACGGCGCGAGCCGACCTCCAGAATCTCGATATCGACACAGCCCTCATCGGACAGGACCGCGTGAAAGGTCACGGCGTTGGCGGTGACAACGAGCTCGGGGCGCAGGTTATGCAGGAGAACGCCACCGAAGTGCTCGACGAACTCGACGGTCGGATTACGACCGAAGCCGAGGCCATCGTCGTCGTTGCTGGACTCGGCGGTGGCACCGGCTCCGGTGGCGCACCGATGCTCGCCCGCGAACTCAAGCGCATCTACGAGAAGCCGGTGTACGTCCTCGGCATTCTTCCCGGCCGGGACGAGGGCGGCCTCTACCAGGCCAACGCCGGTCGCTCGCTCAAGACCGCTGCCCGCGAGGCAGACTCCCTCCTCCTCGTCGACAATGACGCCTGGCGGGGCAGCGGCGACAGCGTCGCCGCCGGCTTTGAACGCGTCAATGACGCCATCTCACAGCGCGTCGGCCTACTGTTCGCCTCCGGCGAGGCAGTTGAGGGGGTCGGCGAGAGCGTCGTCGACTCCTCGGAGATCATCAACACACTCAGGGGCGGCGGCATTGCCTCTATCGGCTACGCCAGCGCCGAGGCCAGCGAGGATGCCGGCGAGAACGTCAACACTATCACCAGCGTTACCCGGAAAGCCCTCCTTACGAGCATGAGTCTACCCAACGCGGTCAAGGCTGACTCGGCCCTCCTCGTCGTCGCGGGTGACCCCGAACGCCTCTCGCGGAAAGGCGTCGAGCGAGCGCGCCGCTGGGTGGAAGACCAGACCGGGAGTATGGAGGTCCGGGGCGGGGACTTCCCGCTCGGCTCCGATAAAATCGCGTCGCTCATCGTCCTTTCGGGCGTTGAACGGTCCGAGCGGGTCAACGAGTTCATGGAGCGCGCCACAGAAGCGGCGAACTCACAGGGTGGAACGACCGACCCGGACGAGTTCACGAACGACCAGCTGGACGGACTGTTCTAA